One Brassica napus cultivar Da-Ae chromosome C4, Da-Ae, whole genome shotgun sequence genomic region harbors:
- the LOC106390716 gene encoding clustered mitochondria protein isoform X1, giving the protein MAGKSNKSKAKRAAQSSSPNSTVSALQPDVPAAPAPAPAPDNGAVEAAVPETNEVPPPVPKEDESESQVASNDDQPKQGELRLYPVSVKTQSGAKMELQLNPGDSVMDIRQFLLDAPETCYFTCYDLLLRSKDGETHHLEDYNEISEVADITIGGCSLEMIPALYDDRSIRAHVHRARDLLSLSTLHSSLSTTFALKYDAAAANKAQNPGDKPNVPELDCLGFMEDVPASLNKLTNSPSEEIKCVESIVFSSFNPPPSHRRLVGDLIYLDVVTLEGNKYCITGTTKAFYVNSSSGNILDPKPSKSGFETATLIGLLQKLSSKFKKGENQCISFREVMEKKASAHPFENVQSLLPPHSWLRPFPVPDHKRDAARAEEALTISYGSELIGMQRDWNEELQSCREFPHSTPQERILRDRALYKVSSDFVDAALNGAIGVISRCIPPINPTDPECLHMYVHNNIFFSFAVDADIEQLSKKRPSNDLSVTEKVSSSEKVPCKDKTCDGEHNAELNSCNEVPLIESEQATYASANNDLKGTKLYQEADVSGLYNLAMAIIDYRGHRVVAQSVLPGILQGDKSDALLYGSVDNGKKICWNEDFHAKVLEAAKLLHIKEHAVIDASENVFKLAAPVECKGIVGSDNRHYLLDLMRVTPRDANYTGPESRFCVLRPELITSFCQAEALEKSKCNTKTDEGTDIVSEPSDASADTSKTGDESIHGEENGALTSEKTVTEKQNTTADSAAEISKLCEEISFNPNVFTDFKLGGTQEEISSDEENVKKVSSYLVDVVLPKFIEDLCTLEVSPMDGETLTEALHSHGVNVRYIGRITNGVKHLPHLWDLCLNEITVRSAKHILKNILRDIEDHDIGAAVSHFLNCFFGNVAAGKASTNTKNQKKDQSITKKSQGRGKGKASAKKTLSSYMMVDSNMLWSEIQEFAKAKYEFEMPELSRTTAKKVHVLRNLCQKVGISVAARKYDFDATSPFDATDVLDLRPVVKHSVPVCSEAKNLIEMGKLQLAEGMLSESYTFFSEAFSILQQVTGPMHREVSNCCRYLAMVLYHAGDMAGAIMQQHKELIINERCLGLDHPDTAHSYGNMALFYHGLNQTELALQNMGRALLLLGLSSGPDHPDVAATFINVAMMYQDMGKMDTALRYLQDALKKNERLLGPEHIQTAVCYHALAIACNSMGLFKLSHQHEKKTYDILVKQLGEDDSRTKDSQNWIKTFEMREVQKTAQKQKGLAATAANTQKAIDLLKARPDLMQAFQNAAAAERSNALNTAVLGEAQPRGRGFDERAARAAAEVRKKAAAKGLLVRRHSGVQVPPQISQLINANAGTADSSKKSGENGEAKVEEKKKESSENGKTTNVAAPAGLGAGLTSLDRKKQKAKK; this is encoded by the exons ATGGCTGGGAAGTCGAACAAGTCGAAGGCCAAGAGAGCGGCTCAGAGCTCTTCTCCCAACTCCACTGTCTCTGCTCTCCAACCCGATGTTCCTGCTGCTCCAGCGCCTGCACCTGCTCCCGACAATGGAGCTGTTGAAGCTGCCGTGCCTGAAACCAATGAAGTTCCTCCTCCAGTTCCTAAGGAAGACGAAAGTGAATCGCAAGTAGCGAGTAACGATGACCAACCCAAGCAAG GTGAACTTCGTCTCTACCCTGTTTCTGTCAAGACACAGAGTGGCGCTAAAATGGAGCTTCAA ttGAACCCTGGAGACTCAGTGATGGATATAAGGCAGTTCCTTCTTGATGCCCCAGAGACCTGTTACTTCACCTGCTACGACTTGTTGCTGCGCAGTAAAGATGGGGAGACTCACCATCTTGAAGATTACAATGAGATCTCTGAAGTTGCTGACATCACCATTGGTGGTTGCTCCTTAGAAATGATTCCCG CTTTGTACGATGATAGGTCTATCAGGGCTCACGTTCACCGAGCTAGAGATCTCCTTTCGCTTTCGACCCTCCACTCTTCCTTGTCAACAACGTTTGCCTTGAAGTATGATGCTGCTGCAGCGAACAAAGCTCAGAATCCTGGAG ACAAACCAAACGTCCCGGAGCTTGATTGTCTTGGTTTCATGGAAGATGTACCCGCCTCTCTCAATAAGTTGACCAATTCTCCCTCGGAAGAGATCAAATGTGTGGAGAGCATTGTCTTCTCATCGTTCAACCCTCCTCCAAGCCACAGAAG GCTTGTAGGAGATTTGATCTATTTGGATGTTGTGACGCTGGAAGGTAACAAGTACTGCATCACCGGTACCACAAAAGCGTTCTACGTTAACTCTAGCTCAGGAAATATTCTCGATCCAAAACCGAGTAAATCTGGGTTCGAGACAGCCACTCTCATTGGATTATTGCAAAAACTTAGCTCTAAGTTTAAAAAAGGTGAGAACCAgtgtatat CTTTCCGCGAGGTCATGGAAAAGAAAGCCTCTGCACATCCTTTTGAGAATGTTCAATCGCTTTTGCCACCACACTCATGGCTAAGACCATTTCCGGTTCCCG ATCACAAGCGCGACGCAGCGAGAGCAGAAGAAGCACTGACCATTTCCTATGGTAGTGAGCTGATCGGTATGCAAAGAGATTGGAACGAAGAGTTGCAATCTTGCAGGGAGTTCCCTCACAGTACGCCTCAGGAGAG GATCTTACGTGACAGGGCTCTTTACAAAGTGTCTTCTGACTTCGTCGATGCGGCGCTTAACGGAGCAATTGGTGTGATCAGCCGATGTATACCACCCATAAATCCAACTGATCCAGAGTGTCTGCACAT GTATGTGCACAACAATATCTTTTTCAGTTTTGCTGTTGATGCCGACATTGAACAGCTATCCAAGAAACGTCCATCAAATGATCTTTCAGTGACTGAGAAAGTGTCTTCGTCTGAAAAGGTTCCATGCAAAGACAAAACATGCGATGGAGAACACAATGCAGAGCTTAACAGCTGTAATGAGGTGCCTCTTATTGAAAGTGAGCAGGCAACGTATGCCTCTGCAAACAACGACTTGAAGGGCACAAAGTTATATCAAGAAGCAGATGTCTCGGGGTTGTATAATCTGGCAATGGCCATTATTGATTACAGAGGTCATAGGGTTGTTGCTCAG AGTGTTCTACCAGGCATCCTTCAAGGGGATAAATCAGATGCGCTTTTGTATGGTTCAGTGGATAATGGCAAGAAAATCTGTTGGAATGAAGATTTTCATGCTAAG gTGTTAGAGGCAGCAAAGCTTCTTCACATTAAGGAACATGCTGTTATTGATGCTTCTGAGAATGTCTTCAAGCTAGCTGCACCAGTAGAGTGCAAGGGGATTGTTGGGAGTGATAACAGACATTACCTTTTGGACTTGATGAGAGTCACGCCTCGTGATGCCAATTACACGGGTCCAGAGTCACGTTTTTGTGTCCTAAGACCAGAATTGATCACATCATTTTGCCAG GCCGAAGCTCTGGAGAAATCAAAATGTAACACCAAGACTGATGAAGGGACGGATATTGTTTCTGAACCTTCGGATGCAAGTGCTGATACTTCTAAAACTGGTGATGAATCGATCCATGGAGAGGAAAACGGAGCTTTGACTTCTGAG AAAACAGTTACAGAAAAGCAAAATACCACCGCCGATTCTGCAGCCGAAATTTCCAAACTATGTGAAGAAATATCATTTAACCCTAATGTTTTCACCGACTTCAAATTAGGTGGCACACAAGAG GAGATTTCTTCTGATGAAGAAAATGTGAAGAAAGTTAGCTCATACCTTGTGGATGTGGTACTTCCAAAATTCATAGAAGATCTTTGCACTCTTGAAGTTTCCCCAATGGATGGTGAGACTTTGACTGAAGCGCTCCATTCTCATGGTGTCAACGTTCGTTACATCGGAAGA ATTACTAATGGAGTGAAGCATTTGCCTCATTTGTGGGATCTTTGCCTGAATGAAATTACCGTCAGATCGGCCAAGCACATTCTCAAG AACATTCTAAGAGATATAGAGGATCACGATATTGGTGCAGCAGTCTCACATTTCCTCAATTGTTTCTTCGGAAATGTTGCTGCGGGAAAAGCTAGCAccaacactaaaaatcaaaagaag GACCAATCGATCACCAAGAAGAGTCAAGGAAGGGGGAAAGGCAAGGCTTCTGCAAAGAAGACTCTTTCATCGTATATGATGGTTGATTCCAACATGCTATGGTCTGAGATTCAGGAATTTGCCAAAGCCAAGTATGAG TTTGAGATGCCCGAGCTGTCAAGAACTACAGCTAAAAAAGTACACGTTCTCCGCAACCTTTGCCAAAAG gTTGGCATCAGTGTTGCTGCTCGCAAATACGACTTTGATGCAACCTCGCCTTTTGATGCGACAGATGTATTGGATCTTCGTCCTGTTGTTAAACACTCTGTCCCTGTATGCTCTGAGGCTAAAAATCTCATCGAGATGGGAAAGCTGCAACTGGCTGAG GGCATGCTTAGTGAATCCTACACGTTCTTTTCAGAGGCGTTTTCAATTCTTCAACAG GTTACTGGTCCAATGCACAGGGAAGTTTCAAACTGCTGCAG ATACCTAGCCATGGTTTTGTACCATGCAGGAGATATGGCCGGGGCCATAATGCAGCAACACAAGGAACTAATCATAAATGAGCGATGCCTCGGTTTGGACCATCCTGATACTGCCCACAG CTATGGCAATATGGCTCTTTTCTACCATGGGCTGAACCAGACAGAACTTGCTCTACAGAACATGGGCCGTGCCTTGCTGTTACTTGGCCTTTCATCTGGCCCTGATCATCCAGATGTTGCAGCCACATTTATAAATGTTGCCATGATGTATCAAGACATGGGCAAAATGGACACAGCTCTGCGTTATCTTCAAGACGCTTTGAAGAAAAATGAGAGACTTCTTGGCCCTGAACACATTCAAACTGCAGTATGCTACCACGCTCTTGCTATTGCGTGCAACAGTATGGGTTTATTCAAGCTCTCACACCAG CATGAGAAGAAAACCTATGATATACTTGTCAAACAATTGGGAGAGGATGATTCCAGGACAAAAGACTCTCAAAACTGGATTAAGACTTTCGAGATGCGTGAGGTTCAG AAAACTGCACAAAAGCAGAAAGGACTGGCAGCCACTGCGGCCAACACGCAAAAGGCTATCGATCTCTTGAAG GCACGTCCAGACCTGATGCAGGCGTTCCAAAACGCAGCAGCGGCGGAGAGGTCTAATGCACTAAACACAGCTGTCCTCGGGGAGGCTCAACCACGGGGCAGAGGTTTTGATGAAAGAGCGGCTCGTGCTGCAGCCGAAGTTAGGAAGAAAGCAGCAGCTAAGGGGCTACTGGTTCGTCGCCATAGTGGTGTTCAAGTGCCACCACAGATCTCTCAACTGATCAATGCAAATGCAGGAACCGCAGATTCTTCTAAGAAAAGTGGAGAAAATGGAGAGGCAAaggtagaagagaagaagaaagaaagctcTGAAAACGGGAAAACAACGAACGTGGCGGCTCCTGCAGGATTAGGTGCTGGTTTAACATCTTTGGATAGGAAGAAGCAAAAAGCCAAAAAGTAA
- the LOC106390716 gene encoding clustered mitochondria protein isoform X3 — protein sequence MAGKSNKSKAKRAAQSSSPNSTVSALQPDVPAAPAPAPAPDNGAVEAAVPETNEVPPPVPKEDESESQVASNDDQPKQGELRLYPVSVKTQSGAKMELQLNPGDSVMDIRQFLLDAPETCYFTCYDLLLRSKDGETHHLEDYNEISEVADITIGGCSLEMIPALYDDRSIRAHVHRARDLLSLSTLHSSLSTTFALKYDAAAANKAQNPGDKPNVPELDCLGFMEDVPASLNKLTNSPSEEIKCVESIVFSSFNPPPSHRRLVGDLIYLDVVTLEGNKYCITGTTKAFYVNSSSGNILDPKPSKSGFETATLIGLLQKLSSKFKKAFREVMEKKASAHPFENVQSLLPPHSWLRPFPVPDHKRDAARAEEALTISYGSELIGMQRDWNEELQSCREFPHSTPQERILRDRALYKVSSDFVDAALNGAIGVISRCIPPINPTDPECLHMYVHNNIFFSFAVDADIEQLSKKRPSNDLSVTEKVSSSEKVPCKDKTCDGEHNAELNSCNEVPLIESEQATYASANNDLKGTKLYQEADVSGLYNLAMAIIDYRGHRVVAQSVLPGILQGDKSDALLYGSVDNGKKICWNEDFHAKVLEAAKLLHIKEHAVIDASENVFKLAAPVECKGIVGSDNRHYLLDLMRVTPRDANYTGPESRFCVLRPELITSFCQAEALEKSKCNTKTDEGTDIVSEPSDASADTSKTGDESIHGEENGALTSEKTVTEKQNTTADSAAEISKLCEEISFNPNVFTDFKLGGTQEEISSDEENVKKVSSYLVDVVLPKFIEDLCTLEVSPMDGETLTEALHSHGVNVRYIGRITNGVKHLPHLWDLCLNEITVRSAKHILKNILRDIEDHDIGAAVSHFLNCFFGNVAAGKASTNTKNQKKDQSITKKSQGRGKGKASAKKTLSSYMMVDSNMLWSEIQEFAKAKYEFEMPELSRTTAKKVHVLRNLCQKVGISVAARKYDFDATSPFDATDVLDLRPVVKHSVPVCSEAKNLIEMGKLQLAEGMLSESYTFFSEAFSILQQVTGPMHREVSNCCRYLAMVLYHAGDMAGAIMQQHKELIINERCLGLDHPDTAHSYGNMALFYHGLNQTELALQNMGRALLLLGLSSGPDHPDVAATFINVAMMYQDMGKMDTALRYLQDALKKNERLLGPEHIQTAVCYHALAIACNSMGLFKLSHQHEKKTYDILVKQLGEDDSRTKDSQNWIKTFEMREVQKTAQKQKGLAATAANTQKAIDLLKARPDLMQAFQNAAAAERSNALNTAVLGEAQPRGRGFDERAARAAAEVRKKAAAKGLLVRRHSGVQVPPQISQLINANAGTADSSKKSGENGEAKVEEKKKESSENGKTTNVAAPAGLGAGLTSLDRKKQKAKK from the exons ATGGCTGGGAAGTCGAACAAGTCGAAGGCCAAGAGAGCGGCTCAGAGCTCTTCTCCCAACTCCACTGTCTCTGCTCTCCAACCCGATGTTCCTGCTGCTCCAGCGCCTGCACCTGCTCCCGACAATGGAGCTGTTGAAGCTGCCGTGCCTGAAACCAATGAAGTTCCTCCTCCAGTTCCTAAGGAAGACGAAAGTGAATCGCAAGTAGCGAGTAACGATGACCAACCCAAGCAAG GTGAACTTCGTCTCTACCCTGTTTCTGTCAAGACACAGAGTGGCGCTAAAATGGAGCTTCAA ttGAACCCTGGAGACTCAGTGATGGATATAAGGCAGTTCCTTCTTGATGCCCCAGAGACCTGTTACTTCACCTGCTACGACTTGTTGCTGCGCAGTAAAGATGGGGAGACTCACCATCTTGAAGATTACAATGAGATCTCTGAAGTTGCTGACATCACCATTGGTGGTTGCTCCTTAGAAATGATTCCCG CTTTGTACGATGATAGGTCTATCAGGGCTCACGTTCACCGAGCTAGAGATCTCCTTTCGCTTTCGACCCTCCACTCTTCCTTGTCAACAACGTTTGCCTTGAAGTATGATGCTGCTGCAGCGAACAAAGCTCAGAATCCTGGAG ACAAACCAAACGTCCCGGAGCTTGATTGTCTTGGTTTCATGGAAGATGTACCCGCCTCTCTCAATAAGTTGACCAATTCTCCCTCGGAAGAGATCAAATGTGTGGAGAGCATTGTCTTCTCATCGTTCAACCCTCCTCCAAGCCACAGAAG GCTTGTAGGAGATTTGATCTATTTGGATGTTGTGACGCTGGAAGGTAACAAGTACTGCATCACCGGTACCACAAAAGCGTTCTACGTTAACTCTAGCTCAGGAAATATTCTCGATCCAAAACCGAGTAAATCTGGGTTCGAGACAGCCACTCTCATTGGATTATTGCAAAAACTTAGCTCTAAGTTTAAAAAAG CTTTCCGCGAGGTCATGGAAAAGAAAGCCTCTGCACATCCTTTTGAGAATGTTCAATCGCTTTTGCCACCACACTCATGGCTAAGACCATTTCCGGTTCCCG ATCACAAGCGCGACGCAGCGAGAGCAGAAGAAGCACTGACCATTTCCTATGGTAGTGAGCTGATCGGTATGCAAAGAGATTGGAACGAAGAGTTGCAATCTTGCAGGGAGTTCCCTCACAGTACGCCTCAGGAGAG GATCTTACGTGACAGGGCTCTTTACAAAGTGTCTTCTGACTTCGTCGATGCGGCGCTTAACGGAGCAATTGGTGTGATCAGCCGATGTATACCACCCATAAATCCAACTGATCCAGAGTGTCTGCACAT GTATGTGCACAACAATATCTTTTTCAGTTTTGCTGTTGATGCCGACATTGAACAGCTATCCAAGAAACGTCCATCAAATGATCTTTCAGTGACTGAGAAAGTGTCTTCGTCTGAAAAGGTTCCATGCAAAGACAAAACATGCGATGGAGAACACAATGCAGAGCTTAACAGCTGTAATGAGGTGCCTCTTATTGAAAGTGAGCAGGCAACGTATGCCTCTGCAAACAACGACTTGAAGGGCACAAAGTTATATCAAGAAGCAGATGTCTCGGGGTTGTATAATCTGGCAATGGCCATTATTGATTACAGAGGTCATAGGGTTGTTGCTCAG AGTGTTCTACCAGGCATCCTTCAAGGGGATAAATCAGATGCGCTTTTGTATGGTTCAGTGGATAATGGCAAGAAAATCTGTTGGAATGAAGATTTTCATGCTAAG gTGTTAGAGGCAGCAAAGCTTCTTCACATTAAGGAACATGCTGTTATTGATGCTTCTGAGAATGTCTTCAAGCTAGCTGCACCAGTAGAGTGCAAGGGGATTGTTGGGAGTGATAACAGACATTACCTTTTGGACTTGATGAGAGTCACGCCTCGTGATGCCAATTACACGGGTCCAGAGTCACGTTTTTGTGTCCTAAGACCAGAATTGATCACATCATTTTGCCAG GCCGAAGCTCTGGAGAAATCAAAATGTAACACCAAGACTGATGAAGGGACGGATATTGTTTCTGAACCTTCGGATGCAAGTGCTGATACTTCTAAAACTGGTGATGAATCGATCCATGGAGAGGAAAACGGAGCTTTGACTTCTGAG AAAACAGTTACAGAAAAGCAAAATACCACCGCCGATTCTGCAGCCGAAATTTCCAAACTATGTGAAGAAATATCATTTAACCCTAATGTTTTCACCGACTTCAAATTAGGTGGCACACAAGAG GAGATTTCTTCTGATGAAGAAAATGTGAAGAAAGTTAGCTCATACCTTGTGGATGTGGTACTTCCAAAATTCATAGAAGATCTTTGCACTCTTGAAGTTTCCCCAATGGATGGTGAGACTTTGACTGAAGCGCTCCATTCTCATGGTGTCAACGTTCGTTACATCGGAAGA ATTACTAATGGAGTGAAGCATTTGCCTCATTTGTGGGATCTTTGCCTGAATGAAATTACCGTCAGATCGGCCAAGCACATTCTCAAG AACATTCTAAGAGATATAGAGGATCACGATATTGGTGCAGCAGTCTCACATTTCCTCAATTGTTTCTTCGGAAATGTTGCTGCGGGAAAAGCTAGCAccaacactaaaaatcaaaagaag GACCAATCGATCACCAAGAAGAGTCAAGGAAGGGGGAAAGGCAAGGCTTCTGCAAAGAAGACTCTTTCATCGTATATGATGGTTGATTCCAACATGCTATGGTCTGAGATTCAGGAATTTGCCAAAGCCAAGTATGAG TTTGAGATGCCCGAGCTGTCAAGAACTACAGCTAAAAAAGTACACGTTCTCCGCAACCTTTGCCAAAAG gTTGGCATCAGTGTTGCTGCTCGCAAATACGACTTTGATGCAACCTCGCCTTTTGATGCGACAGATGTATTGGATCTTCGTCCTGTTGTTAAACACTCTGTCCCTGTATGCTCTGAGGCTAAAAATCTCATCGAGATGGGAAAGCTGCAACTGGCTGAG GGCATGCTTAGTGAATCCTACACGTTCTTTTCAGAGGCGTTTTCAATTCTTCAACAG GTTACTGGTCCAATGCACAGGGAAGTTTCAAACTGCTGCAG ATACCTAGCCATGGTTTTGTACCATGCAGGAGATATGGCCGGGGCCATAATGCAGCAACACAAGGAACTAATCATAAATGAGCGATGCCTCGGTTTGGACCATCCTGATACTGCCCACAG CTATGGCAATATGGCTCTTTTCTACCATGGGCTGAACCAGACAGAACTTGCTCTACAGAACATGGGCCGTGCCTTGCTGTTACTTGGCCTTTCATCTGGCCCTGATCATCCAGATGTTGCAGCCACATTTATAAATGTTGCCATGATGTATCAAGACATGGGCAAAATGGACACAGCTCTGCGTTATCTTCAAGACGCTTTGAAGAAAAATGAGAGACTTCTTGGCCCTGAACACATTCAAACTGCAGTATGCTACCACGCTCTTGCTATTGCGTGCAACAGTATGGGTTTATTCAAGCTCTCACACCAG CATGAGAAGAAAACCTATGATATACTTGTCAAACAATTGGGAGAGGATGATTCCAGGACAAAAGACTCTCAAAACTGGATTAAGACTTTCGAGATGCGTGAGGTTCAG AAAACTGCACAAAAGCAGAAAGGACTGGCAGCCACTGCGGCCAACACGCAAAAGGCTATCGATCTCTTGAAG GCACGTCCAGACCTGATGCAGGCGTTCCAAAACGCAGCAGCGGCGGAGAGGTCTAATGCACTAAACACAGCTGTCCTCGGGGAGGCTCAACCACGGGGCAGAGGTTTTGATGAAAGAGCGGCTCGTGCTGCAGCCGAAGTTAGGAAGAAAGCAGCAGCTAAGGGGCTACTGGTTCGTCGCCATAGTGGTGTTCAAGTGCCACCACAGATCTCTCAACTGATCAATGCAAATGCAGGAACCGCAGATTCTTCTAAGAAAAGTGGAGAAAATGGAGAGGCAAaggtagaagagaagaagaaagaaagctcTGAAAACGGGAAAACAACGAACGTGGCGGCTCCTGCAGGATTAGGTGCTGGTTTAACATCTTTGGATAGGAAGAAGCAAAAAGCCAAAAAGTAA